In Bacillus sp. FJAT-45037, the following are encoded in one genomic region:
- a CDS encoding thioredoxin family protein codes for MEKLKSVEQFKKLAETETVVFMFSADWCPDCRVIEPILPRIEADFPSFSFYYVDRDEFIEVCQEHMVMGIPSFLVFANGKEVDRFVSKDRKTEDEIVEFLTRAEAKSF; via the coding sequence ATGGAAAAACTTAAAAGCGTTGAACAGTTTAAAAAGCTAGCAGAAACAGAGACAGTTGTGTTTATGTTTTCAGCTGATTGGTGCCCTGACTGCCGCGTCATTGAACCAATCTTACCTAGAATTGAAGCGGACTTCCCTTCCTTTTCATTCTATTATGTTGACCGCGATGAATTTATTGAGGTTTGCCAAGAGCATATGGTTATGGGCATCCCAAGCTTTCTCGTCTTTGCAAATGGTAAAGAAGTTGATCGGTTTGTCAGCAAAGACCGTAAAACAGAAGATGAAATCGTGGAATTCTTAACGCGAGCTGAAGCAAAAAGTTTTTAA
- a CDS encoding DUF1444 domain-containing protein, with translation MELREFRKMLENKLERDDRSITYNHKESTLRIADRKTNKGVSLALKPLLAKWEREEYESIEEVIRYVEVGISSMKERPSLLGNEQKIFPVIRSTSFPSETKDGVGLLYEEHTAETRVYYAVDLGEAYTLIDDEMVKESNLSAQKIQEISRFNLRSLPQPMNEDVVAGNTFYFLRAKDGYDASRVLDPSLLENMAKKATGQLAVAIPHQDVLIIADLQNDTGYDVLAQIALQFFGEGRVPVTALPFMYENGELEPTFILAQKKPKQRHSPKE, from the coding sequence ATGGAACTTCGTGAATTTAGAAAAATGCTAGAAAATAAATTAGAACGTGATGATCGCAGCATTACATATAATCATAAAGAATCAACGTTACGAATTGCGGATCGTAAAACAAATAAAGGTGTGAGTTTAGCATTAAAACCACTCTTAGCCAAATGGGAGCGCGAAGAGTATGAGTCAATTGAAGAAGTTATTCGTTATGTCGAGGTAGGGATTTCTTCCATGAAAGAACGGCCTTCGTTGCTCGGGAATGAGCAGAAGATCTTCCCGGTTATACGATCAACATCCTTTCCGTCTGAGACAAAGGATGGAGTTGGTTTACTGTATGAAGAACACACAGCGGAGACTCGTGTCTACTATGCAGTAGATTTGGGAGAAGCTTATACATTAATTGATGATGAAATGGTCAAAGAATCGAATTTATCAGCGCAAAAGATTCAAGAAATCTCACGGTTTAATCTCCGTTCATTACCCCAACCAATGAATGAAGACGTCGTGGCAGGAAATACATTTTACTTCCTACGTGCTAAAGATGGCTACGATGCTAGTCGTGTACTTGATCCGTCGTTGCTCGAGAACATGGCTAAAAAAGCGACAGGGCAATTAGCTGTAGCGATACCTCACCAAGACGTCTTAATCATTGCGGATCTTCAAAATGATACGGGCTATGACGTTCTTGCTCAAATCGCTCTACAATTTTTTGGTGAAGGTCGAGTGCCGGTAACCGCGCTGCCGTTTATGTATGAAAATGGAGAATTAGAGCCAACTTTCATCTTAGCGCAGAAAAAACCTAAACAACGACATTCCCCAAAAGAGTGA
- the ytpR gene encoding YtpR family tRNA-binding protein, with amino-acid sequence MNIFYNLEGVGDTLMMVIQDGELENRTFEKKGDLVRVYDKESGETLGYNLFAASKYGHITDNGAVEMTEDVKTLIKKAFDENDFNLDISLKSEATFVVGYVQEKVKHPNADKLNICRVKVGEERLQIVCGAPNVEQGQKVVVAKVGAVMPSGLVIKEAVLRGVESYGMICSAKELALQDAPTEKGILVLEDTYEVGSAFPLS; translated from the coding sequence ATGAATATATTTTATAATCTTGAAGGTGTTGGAGATACGTTAATGATGGTGATCCAAGATGGGGAACTTGAAAATCGTACCTTTGAAAAAAAGGGTGACCTTGTTCGAGTATATGATAAAGAGTCTGGTGAAACCTTAGGCTATAATTTATTCGCAGCCTCTAAATATGGTCATATTACAGACAATGGTGCTGTTGAGATGACTGAAGATGTGAAAACACTTATTAAGAAGGCATTTGATGAAAATGACTTCAATTTAGATATTTCTTTAAAAAGTGAAGCTACGTTTGTGGTGGGATATGTGCAAGAAAAAGTGAAGCATCCTAATGCAGACAAGTTGAATATTTGTCGTGTGAAAGTAGGAGAAGAGCGTCTACAGATCGTTTGCGGTGCTCCCAATGTTGAGCAGGGGCAAAAAGTCGTAGTCGCTAAAGTAGGTGCTGTGATGCCGAGTGGCCTAGTGATTAAAGAGGCAGTATTACGTGGAGTTGAATCATATGGCATGATTTGTTCAGCTAAAGAACTAGCACTACAAGATGCGCCAACTGAAAAAGGTATTCTTGTCCTAGAAGACACATATGAAGTTGGATCCGCCTTTCCTTTAAGTTAG